One region of Corvus moneduloides isolate bCorMon1 chromosome 1, bCorMon1.pri, whole genome shotgun sequence genomic DNA includes:
- the ZNF706 gene encoding zinc finger protein 706, with the protein MARGQQKIQSQQKNAKKQAEQKKKQGHDQKAAAKAALIYTCTVCRTQMPDPKTFKQHFESKHPKTPLPPELADVQA; encoded by the exons ATGGCTCGTGGACAGCAGAAGATTCAGTCGCAgcagaaaaatgccaaaaagCAAGCtgagcaaaaaaagaaacaaggacATGATCAGAAGGCTGCAGCGAAGGCTGCCTTGATATATACCTGCACTGTCTGTAGG ACTCAAATGCCGGATCCCAAGACCTTCAAACAGCACTTTGAAAGCAAGCATCCTAAGACTCCACTTCCTCCAGAACTGGCTGATGTTCAGGCATAA